In Numidum massiliense, a single genomic region encodes these proteins:
- the cydC gene encoding thiol reductant ABC exporter subunit CydC encodes MNGEGWLRPYVQKHRWRLLLAVALGVLGVASSAALMFTSGYLISEAALRPRNIMLLYVPIVAVRAFSIGQAALRYVERLVGHDTVLRILAAMRERLYVVLEPQALFIRSRYRTGDMLGVLSDDIEHLQDVYLRTVFPSLVSLCIYGIFIFSVGLFDWSFALLMALYAAVLVFVLPLLSLAVTRRKHVQLKRGRNQLYQKLTDAVLGINDWLVSGRKDEFVRAYEASERELARVERKVHAWAHWRGLLAEAVLAVAVLSMVAWSGQQAAADELSAVLIAAFVLVTLPLMNTFVPMSEAVEKLPRYNDSLRRIAAVEERQAEQSQQGETGGQGANEGTSQEHVIGGGEVKALRQGEGDASRVPPSGVVSPNGIAPSPVAFAQSVHIRLDCVSYRYPGIVNWILRDVSLDIPHGKKVALIGRSGAGKSTVLKLVQGALQPERGSVTANGIDVHRLGDGISRVVSVLNQSPHLFDTTVGNNIRLGRPDASDEEVREAARKAQLHELIESLPHGYDTLTHEMGQRFSGGERQRIALARILLQDAPIVVLDEPTIGLDPHTENALLSTVFQVTKDKTLLWVTHHLTGVEQMDDIVFLEDGQVAMTGSHSELLAQSARYRQLYALDVPAALLKT; translated from the coding sequence ATGAACGGCGAAGGATGGCTGCGCCCGTATGTCCAAAAACATCGTTGGCGCTTATTGTTGGCAGTGGCGTTAGGGGTACTCGGCGTCGCTTCTTCGGCCGCGCTCATGTTCACATCCGGTTACTTAATATCGGAAGCGGCGCTGCGCCCGCGCAATATTATGCTGCTGTACGTCCCAATCGTCGCCGTGCGGGCCTTCAGCATCGGACAGGCAGCCCTTCGCTATGTGGAGCGACTCGTCGGCCACGACACCGTCTTGCGCATATTAGCCGCGATGCGGGAACGGCTGTACGTCGTTTTAGAGCCGCAAGCGCTGTTTATTCGTTCCCGCTACCGAACCGGGGACATGCTCGGTGTGCTGTCCGACGACATTGAGCATTTGCAAGACGTCTACTTGCGCACCGTTTTTCCGAGTCTCGTCTCTTTATGTATTTACGGTATATTCATTTTTTCCGTCGGGCTGTTTGACTGGTCGTTCGCTTTGCTCATGGCACTGTACGCCGCCGTCCTCGTGTTTGTGCTGCCACTCCTTTCACTAGCTGTGACGCGGCGCAAACACGTCCAGTTAAAGCGTGGCCGCAATCAGTTGTACCAGAAGCTGACGGACGCGGTACTCGGTATTAACGACTGGCTCGTCAGTGGTAGAAAAGATGAATTCGTGCGCGCTTACGAAGCGAGTGAACGCGAACTGGCACGCGTCGAACGGAAGGTACACGCGTGGGCGCACTGGCGGGGCTTGCTCGCCGAAGCTGTCCTTGCCGTCGCTGTGCTTTCGATGGTGGCGTGGAGCGGACAGCAAGCGGCGGCAGACGAATTGTCTGCGGTGCTCATTGCGGCGTTCGTCTTAGTGACATTGCCGTTGATGAACACGTTCGTCCCAATGTCGGAAGCGGTGGAAAAATTGCCGCGCTACAACGACTCTTTGCGACGCATCGCCGCGGTTGAGGAGAGGCAGGCTGAACAAAGTCAACAAGGAGAGACGGGTGGACAGGGTGCGAACGAAGGCACTTCGCAAGAGCATGTAATCGGTGGTGGCGAGGTGAAGGCGCTGCGGCAGGGCGAAGGGGACGCGAGTCGTGTACCCCCGTCGGGCGTCGTGTCACCGAACGGCATCGCGCCGTCCCCAGTGGCGTTTGCTCAGTCCGTGCATATCCGCTTGGACTGCGTGTCGTACCGCTACCCGGGGATCGTCAACTGGATCTTGCGCGACGTCTCCCTCGACATTCCGCACGGGAAAAAAGTCGCCCTCATCGGGCGTAGCGGGGCCGGTAAATCGACGGTGCTGAAACTCGTCCAAGGTGCCCTACAACCGGAACGGGGTTCTGTGACCGCAAACGGGATCGACGTGCACCGGTTGGGCGACGGTATCTCCCGCGTCGTCTCGGTGTTGAACCAGAGCCCGCACTTGTTTGACACGACGGTCGGGAACAACATCCGCCTCGGGCGACCAGATGCGTCGGACGAAGAGGTGCGCGAGGCGGCGCGCAAAGCGCAACTGCACGAACTCATCGAATCGCTTCCACACGGTTACGACACACTGACACACGAAATGGGACAGCGGTTTTCCGGCGGGGAACGGCAACGCATCGCTTTAGCGCGCATTTTGTTGCAAGATGCGCCGATCGTCGTATTGGATGAGCCCACGATCGGGCTCGACCCGCACACCGAAAATGCGCTACTGTCGACCGTGTTTCAAGTGACGAAAGACAAAACGTTGCTGTGGGTGACACACCATTTGACGGGCGTGGAGCAGATGGACGATATTGTGTTTCTCGAAGACGGGCAGGTGGCGATGACCGGCTCACACAGTGAGTTACTGGCGCAAAGTGCGCGTTACCGACAACTGTACGCCCTCGACGTACCGGCCGCACTTTTGAAAACCTGA
- a CDS encoding ABC transporter ATP-binding protein/permease, translating to MDRKRKLPSYDGVKRHFLALSVITLLQSGCIIVQAAWLARMVTALFYGESVANLYGDMFIFVSAFMGRSVLTFVRQKLAYRFADKTATRTRKKLLAKLFALGPRFARSEGTGKLVTLALEGVSQLRTYIELYLPRLVGTAILPVVIVAYVFWQDKMSAVLLIVTVPIIIVFMILLGLAAKKQMDKQWQSYRILSNHFVDTLRGLETLKFLGQSKRHKTAIARVSDQYRSATVRTLRVAFLSSFALDFFTSLAVAFVAVGLGWRLVDGTIGLSTALTVLILAPEYFLPIRDVGADFHATLDGQTAEENIEAILAHPTGEATGEATRVKPWGADSRLSLSGVTVAHRKGDDDRENEGVRTQQEPIRAKQERNGNESGDEAATSEAEDEQGTVFSLRDVSLDVQGTLKVGIVGASGAGKSTLIDVLGGFLHPSRGRITWDGTVRHSLNDGAWHAQTTYIPQHPYIFNATLGDNIRFYTPDASEEDVDRAVRAAGLERFVKTLPLGYDEVIGNGGRPLSGGQEQRVALARAFLSEPWIVLLDEPTAHLDVETEYELKQTMLQLFAGRLVFLATHRLHWMPHMDHIVVLQRGRVAESGTHAELVKKQGVYYNLIRSQVEGIR from the coding sequence ATGGACAGAAAAAGAAAGTTGCCGTCATACGACGGTGTTAAGCGGCACTTTTTGGCGCTCAGCGTCATCACCTTGCTTCAGAGTGGTTGTATCATAGTGCAAGCAGCTTGGCTCGCGCGGATGGTAACGGCGCTCTTCTACGGCGAGTCGGTGGCGAATTTGTACGGAGACATGTTTATCTTTGTCAGTGCGTTCATGGGACGAAGCGTGCTCACGTTTGTGCGCCAAAAGCTCGCTTACCGCTTCGCCGACAAAACGGCAACCCGGACGCGCAAAAAGTTGCTGGCAAAACTGTTTGCGCTCGGTCCACGCTTTGCCCGTTCCGAAGGGACGGGCAAACTTGTCACTTTAGCGCTAGAAGGCGTTTCCCAGTTGCGTACGTATATCGAACTGTATTTACCGCGCCTGGTCGGCACGGCGATTTTACCAGTCGTTATCGTCGCCTACGTGTTTTGGCAAGATAAAATGTCGGCGGTGCTCTTAATCGTCACCGTACCGATCATTATTGTGTTTATGATCTTGCTAGGGTTGGCGGCGAAGAAACAGATGGATAAGCAGTGGCAATCGTACCGCATATTGTCCAACCACTTTGTCGACACCCTGCGCGGCTTGGAGACGCTAAAGTTTTTAGGGCAAAGTAAGCGGCACAAGACGGCGATCGCCCGCGTAAGCGACCAATACCGCTCGGCGACGGTGCGCACGTTGCGCGTCGCTTTTCTTTCTTCATTTGCGTTGGATTTCTTTACGAGTCTCGCCGTTGCGTTCGTCGCGGTCGGTCTCGGGTGGCGCCTCGTCGACGGGACGATCGGTTTGTCGACGGCGCTTACGGTGCTCATTTTGGCGCCCGAGTATTTCTTGCCGATTCGCGACGTCGGGGCGGATTTTCACGCCACATTGGACGGGCAGACAGCGGAAGAAAACATTGAGGCGATCTTGGCGCATCCTACCGGTGAGGCGACAGGTGAAGCGACACGGGTAAAGCCGTGGGGCGCAGACAGTCGCTTGTCACTGAGCGGTGTGACGGTGGCGCACCGCAAAGGAGACGATGATCGGGAGAACGAAGGGGTGCGTACGCAGCAGGAGCCGATCCGCGCGAAGCAAGAGAGGAACGGAAATGAGAGCGGGGACGAGGCTGCTACTTCTGAAGCGGAAGACGAACAAGGTACCGTTTTTTCGCTGCGCGACGTGTCACTCGACGTACAAGGGACGTTAAAAGTTGGCATCGTCGGGGCGAGTGGGGCGGGCAAGTCGACCTTGATCGACGTGTTAGGAGGGTTTTTACACCCTTCGCGCGGAAGGATCACCTGGGACGGAACCGTGCGCCATTCACTCAACGACGGCGCCTGGCACGCACAGACGACGTACATCCCGCAGCACCCGTACATTTTTAATGCGACGCTTGGCGATAACATCCGCTTTTACACCCCCGATGCGTCCGAGGAAGACGTCGATCGTGCGGTCCGGGCTGCTGGGTTGGAACGTTTCGTCAAGACGTTGCCGCTCGGTTATGACGAAGTGATCGGTAACGGCGGGCGCCCGTTAAGTGGCGGTCAAGAACAGCGTGTCGCACTCGCGCGCGCGTTTTTAAGCGAGCCGTGGATTGTCTTGTTGGACGAACCGACCGCCCATTTAGATGTGGAAACGGAATATGAGTTGAAACAGACGATGTTGCAACTGTTTGCAGGCAGATTGGTCTTTCTCGCTACCCACCGCCTCCACTGGATGCCGCACATGGATCACATTGTCGTACTCCAACGCGGGCGGGTGGCGGAAAGCGGAACACACGCAGAACTCGTGAAGAAGCAGGGCGTCTACTACAACTTGATTCGGTCGCAAGTGGAGGGGATTCGATGA
- the cydB gene encoding cytochrome d ubiquinol oxidase subunit II, which translates to MLSLNALWFVLITVLFVGFFFLEGFDFGVGIASRILGKNDLERRMVINTIGPFWDANEVWLLTAGGAMFAAFPEWYATLFSGFYIPFVILLLALIVRGVSFEFRGKVENTAWKKTWDAALFYGSLLPPFLFGVVFANFIRGVPIDGQKEIVGSLFELLSGYALLGGVAALLLCVLHGLVFITLRTTGEMRERARQAAWKVGPAVAIVLSAFAVMTYFSTDIFAKHGVLWTALIALGVVAFAAAGHFLKRERDGWAFAMTGTVIILSVASVFIGLFPNVLISSLSPENSLTIYNAASGAYTLKVMTYIALTLLPFVLGYQVWSYYVFRKRIKHKEQMEY; encoded by the coding sequence ATGCTCTCGCTTAATGCGTTGTGGTTTGTCTTAATTACGGTGTTGTTTGTCGGTTTTTTCTTCCTGGAAGGTTTTGATTTCGGCGTCGGGATCGCGTCGCGCATCCTCGGAAAAAACGATTTGGAACGGCGCATGGTGATCAATACGATTGGACCGTTCTGGGATGCGAACGAAGTGTGGCTACTGACGGCTGGCGGGGCCATGTTTGCCGCCTTCCCCGAGTGGTATGCGACGTTGTTCAGTGGCTTCTACATCCCGTTCGTCATTTTGTTACTTGCGCTCATCGTTCGCGGTGTCTCCTTCGAGTTTCGGGGTAAGGTAGAAAACACCGCCTGGAAAAAGACGTGGGACGCTGCCCTGTTTTACGGTAGTTTGCTACCGCCGTTTTTGTTCGGGGTCGTGTTCGCCAACTTCATCCGCGGCGTGCCGATCGACGGTCAGAAAGAAATTGTCGGCAGTCTGTTTGAACTGTTGAGCGGTTATGCTCTGCTCGGCGGCGTCGCGGCCTTGCTCCTCTGTGTGTTACACGGGCTCGTGTTCATTACGTTGCGCACGACGGGTGAGATGCGGGAGCGGGCGCGGCAAGCCGCTTGGAAAGTCGGACCGGCTGTCGCGATTGTCCTCAGCGCGTTTGCGGTGATGACGTACTTCAGTACCGACATTTTTGCGAAGCACGGGGTCTTGTGGACTGCGCTCATTGCCCTTGGTGTCGTCGCTTTTGCCGCCGCCGGTCACTTCCTAAAAAGAGAACGCGACGGCTGGGCGTTTGCGATGACGGGGACAGTCATTATTTTGTCCGTGGCAAGTGTGTTTATCGGATTGTTCCCGAATGTCTTAATTAGCTCGCTCAGTCCGGAAAACAGCTTAACGATTTACAACGCCGCTTCTGGCGCTTATACGCTAAAGGTGATGACATACATTGCGCTGACGTTACTTCCATTCGTGTTAGGGTACCAAGTGTGGAGCTACTACGTGTTCCGCAAACGAATTAAGCACAAAGAACAAATGGAGTACTGA
- a CDS encoding cytochrome ubiquinol oxidase subunit I, which translates to MDALLLARIQFAATTIFHYIFVPMSIGLAFLVAIMETLYVVKGNETYKRMTKFWGKLLLINFAVGVVTGILQEFQFGMNWSNYSRFVGDVFGPSLAIEALAAFFLESTFIGLWVFGWDRLSKKVHLACIWLLSIGTVLSTFWILSANSFMQSPVGYALQNGRAEMNDFFSIVTNSHLWVQFPHVLFSALATGAFFIAGVSAWKLLKGHAKDMFKKSFFIAISVGLISSLLVIVAGHQQAQFLVESQPMKMAAAEALWEHSEDPAPFTVFANIDTENKQNSAEIKIPYMLSFLSFNKFSGSIEGMNELQASFESELGAGDYIPAVKTTFWSFRIMTVLGGIMALLAIFGFIYARKGKLELKRRYLQFMVWAIALPFIANTTGWLMAEMGRQPWVVYGVMRVEDAVSPSVTAGSLLFSLIAFTTLYGILAATSAYLFTRVIRREGVGQQSDDMHTTDPFDKEGYNALA; encoded by the coding sequence TTGGACGCATTACTTCTTGCGCGGATCCAGTTCGCAGCAACGACCATTTTTCACTACATTTTTGTCCCGATGTCGATTGGCTTAGCATTTTTAGTGGCCATAATGGAGACGCTGTACGTAGTCAAAGGAAACGAAACGTATAAGCGGATGACGAAGTTTTGGGGCAAGCTGTTGCTCATTAACTTCGCCGTCGGCGTGGTCACAGGTATTTTACAAGAGTTTCAATTCGGTATGAACTGGTCGAATTATTCCCGTTTCGTCGGCGACGTCTTCGGACCGTCGCTCGCCATTGAAGCGTTGGCCGCGTTCTTTTTAGAGTCGACGTTTATCGGTTTGTGGGTGTTCGGGTGGGATCGTTTATCGAAGAAGGTACACCTCGCCTGTATTTGGCTGCTGTCGATCGGTACGGTCCTGTCGACGTTTTGGATTTTGTCCGCGAACTCGTTTATGCAGTCGCCGGTAGGCTACGCACTGCAAAACGGCCGTGCGGAAATGAACGATTTCTTCAGCATTGTCACGAACTCACACTTGTGGGTACAGTTCCCGCACGTGTTGTTCTCGGCCCTCGCGACCGGCGCGTTCTTTATCGCTGGGGTCAGTGCGTGGAAGTTGTTAAAAGGGCACGCCAAAGACATGTTTAAAAAGTCTTTCTTTATCGCGATTTCGGTAGGGCTCATCTCGAGCTTGCTCGTCATTGTAGCCGGGCACCAACAAGCGCAATTTCTCGTGGAAAGCCAGCCGATGAAGATGGCTGCCGCCGAGGCACTGTGGGAGCACAGTGAAGATCCGGCGCCGTTTACTGTCTTCGCCAATATTGACACGGAAAACAAACAAAACTCGGCGGAAATAAAAATTCCGTACATGCTCAGTTTCTTATCGTTCAACAAGTTCAGTGGTTCGATCGAAGGGATGAATGAGCTACAGGCGTCTTTCGAGAGTGAGCTCGGTGCGGGCGATTACATCCCAGCAGTAAAGACGACGTTCTGGAGCTTTAGAATTATGACCGTACTCGGGGGCATTATGGCCTTACTGGCAATCTTCGGTTTCATTTACGCGCGCAAAGGGAAGCTGGAGCTGAAGCGACGCTACTTACAGTTTATGGTTTGGGCCATCGCCCTACCGTTCATTGCGAACACAACTGGCTGGCTGATGGCAGAGATGGGTCGGCAACCGTGGGTCGTGTACGGGGTGATGCGGGTCGAAGACGCGGTGTCGCCCTCCGTGACAGCTGGTAGCTTGCTGTTTTCGCTCATCGCCTTTACGACACTGTACGGGATTCTCGCTGCAACTAGTGCCTATTTGTTCACCCGCGTCATTCGCCGCGAAGGTGTCGGACAGCAGTCTGACGATATGCATACGACCGACCCGTTCGACAAGGAGGGGTACAATGCTCTCGCTTAA
- a CDS encoding ABC transporter permease: MKTWRDSWKVASWEMTRHMKNKSFIISVLLTPILFVAFGMLPQLFKDEEKTYTLHVVDRLNVYQAVEQAAELHDDSVHVKKYSGDVAKLQAAIAEDAAEGIVVLDARGLKDNRVDLYTGADLSYAQRMAVEHIVDSALQKHGLMAQGLSEKDAERALAPVILDELPLATAAEAPDDAASVAGGEGIAADNGTSSDASKEDAKSATVGNAGEHGIHEPDEADGFGDMIPSAVAMVFLFGIVMQGMGPFNSSMQEKKDKIAEMILSSVSATSLMQGKIIGHFVIGISQVVVWLIFGIPFVQMVFDINILPHLFVPEFALALFYALAGYLLFAGIFASFGATIDDLSTAGNFHSFVFLAPFVQFMLIAPVFSNPDGVVARVASYIPLTTPGVMVARIAASPELPVLDVVLTMLVLGVSIWFAMKAAGKIFRTGILLYGKNATPKEIWRWIRQ; this comes from the coding sequence ATGAAAACGTGGCGGGATAGTTGGAAAGTCGCTTCATGGGAAATGACGCGCCACATGAAAAACAAGTCCTTTATTATTTCGGTGCTGTTAACGCCGATTCTGTTTGTCGCCTTTGGCATGCTGCCCCAGCTGTTTAAGGATGAGGAAAAAACGTATACGCTACACGTCGTCGACCGATTGAACGTGTATCAGGCAGTTGAACAGGCGGCCGAACTGCACGACGACTCCGTGCACGTGAAAAAATATAGCGGCGATGTGGCAAAACTTCAAGCCGCCATCGCCGAAGATGCGGCGGAAGGGATCGTCGTATTAGACGCACGTGGCTTAAAGGATAATAGGGTTGACCTCTATACGGGGGCCGATCTAAGCTACGCACAGCGTATGGCCGTGGAGCACATCGTGGACAGCGCCTTACAAAAGCACGGGTTGATGGCGCAAGGGTTGAGTGAAAAAGATGCCGAGCGCGCACTCGCGCCTGTGATACTCGACGAACTGCCACTTGCCACCGCTGCAGAAGCACCGGACGATGCCGCATCGGTAGCAGGGGGCGAAGGAATCGCGGCTGATAATGGCACAAGTTCGGATGCGTCTAAAGAGGACGCTAAGTCGGCCACAGTGGGGAACGCGGGTGAGCATGGGATTCACGAGCCTGACGAGGCCGACGGATTCGGCGACATGATCCCCTCCGCTGTGGCGATGGTGTTTTTGTTCGGGATCGTCATGCAAGGGATGGGACCGTTCAACAGTTCGATGCAAGAGAAAAAAGATAAAATTGCGGAGATGATTTTGTCGTCCGTGTCAGCGACGAGTCTCATGCAAGGGAAGATTATCGGGCACTTCGTCATCGGTATTTCCCAAGTCGTCGTCTGGCTCATATTCGGTATTCCGTTCGTACAAATGGTGTTTGATATCAATATTTTACCCCATTTGTTCGTTCCTGAATTCGCTCTGGCACTGTTTTACGCATTAGCTGGTTATTTGTTGTTCGCGGGAATTTTCGCGAGTTTCGGCGCAACGATTGACGACTTGAGCACTGCAGGAAACTTTCATTCGTTCGTGTTTTTAGCTCCCTTTGTGCAATTTATGTTAATCGCTCCTGTGTTCAGCAATCCAGACGGTGTTGTCGCCCGCGTCGCGTCGTATATTCCACTGACGACGCCCGGGGTGATGGTGGCGCGCATCGCGGCTAGTCCGGAACTGCCAGTGCTCGATGTCGTGTTGACAATGCTCGTTCTCGGCGTTAGCATTTGGTTCGCGATGAAAGCTGCGGGTAAGATCTTCCGCACTGGCATTTTGCTGTACGGGAAAAACGCGACACCGAAAGAAATATGGCGCTGGATTCGTCAATAG
- a CDS encoding ABC transporter ATP-binding protein yields MKPVIQIHGLGKSFKERRVLGDISLEVYPGEILGILGPNGAGKSTTIRCLMGIILPDEGRVQFSLEGRETTDVPREAIGFLPEERGLYRSVKVMDIILYFAKLKDYPLDKARQRALQYLEKFDLKGKEKAKIEELSKGMAQKVQFIASIVHDPDIIVLDEPFSGLDPVSQDVFKTEIKQLAADGKAILLSAHQMNLVEELCDRIYMINRGQKILYGHLDKIKETYANFKCDIVGDNGDVDLAGVPGVERVVRGARQLTLHLTHDANPLHVLKALPEQLRIDELKIDRISLHDIFVSVAKGGTSDENVAG; encoded by the coding sequence GTGAAACCAGTTATACAAATACACGGGCTCGGCAAGTCGTTTAAAGAGCGGCGCGTCTTGGGCGACATCTCTTTAGAGGTGTACCCGGGGGAGATCCTCGGCATTTTAGGGCCGAACGGGGCCGGAAAATCGACGACGATTCGTTGCTTGATGGGCATTATTTTGCCGGATGAAGGGCGCGTACAATTTTCGCTTGAGGGGCGGGAAACGACAGACGTGCCGCGGGAAGCGATTGGTTTTTTGCCGGAAGAACGCGGGTTATACCGCAGTGTAAAAGTGATGGACATTATTCTTTACTTTGCCAAATTGAAAGATTACCCGCTAGACAAGGCGCGGCAACGGGCATTACAGTACTTAGAAAAATTTGATTTAAAAGGAAAAGAGAAGGCGAAAATTGAAGAGCTGTCCAAAGGGATGGCGCAAAAAGTGCAATTTATCGCTTCGATTGTTCACGATCCGGACATCATCGTGCTCGATGAGCCGTTTTCTGGCTTGGATCCTGTGAGCCAAGACGTCTTCAAGACGGAGATTAAACAGCTGGCGGCGGACGGGAAGGCGATTTTGCTGTCCGCGCACCAGATGAACCTCGTCGAAGAATTGTGTGACCGCATCTACATGATCAACCGCGGGCAAAAAATATTGTACGGTCACCTCGACAAGATTAAGGAAACGTACGCCAACTTTAAGTGCGACATTGTCGGTGACAACGGCGACGTCGATCTGGCGGGGGTGCCGGGCGTGGAACGAGTCGTCCGGGGCGCGCGTCAATTGACGCTGCACTTGACGCACGACGCCAATCCGCTCCACGTACTTAAAGCCTTACCAGAACAGCTCCGCATCGATGAGCTGAAAATCGACCGCATCTCGCTGCACGACATTTTTGTCAGTGTCGCTAAAGGAGGTACATCGGATGAAAACGTGGCGGGATAG